A region from the Fusobacterium sp. SYSU M8D902 genome encodes:
- a CDS encoding U32 family peptidase, whose translation MKIVAPAGNMDRFYAAVKAGAQEIYMGLKGFGARRNAENFTLEEYKEALDYAHKRGVKIFLTLNTIMFEKEMEFLYPNLKVLYEHGLDAVIVQDLGYFKYMKENFPNLEFHGSTQMTVGNHYEAEYLRKLGFTRVVLPREMSFEEIKSIRENTSIELEIFVSGALCICYSGNCYMSSFIGSRSGNRGMCAQPCRKKYENSEGEKGYLLSPKDQLLGFEEIKRLKEIGIESIKIEGRMKDPNYVFETVSYYKELINGVKVQEKSSELFNRGYSKGYFYGNDNYIMNRDYSFNLGKNLGVLNGKELKLKSKVILGDGIIYLSKDFEKLGGGYINKIELKSGDMSKKSAESGNIIVMRDVPRGSKYVFKSYSKEVNDDAQSRMKKEEQRLVINGKFRGELGEVPMLELSALNNRGMEIKAVVYGEKALEKASKKAVTAEEIREKVSEMGESTFSLGEFDCELAEGIFMPMSLLKSLKRDCIAVLEEKLVASYRRKAPVKREFTVEQETKRRVELVAIVSNYEQEMIVKEHGIDRIYKRGIDIAREGKLQDQDLNSKLASNLYQLLENNNDKVMVNWNLNVTNRYAVEVLAETGKVESVILSPEISFEKIKELGKTSVKKAILGYSKLKGMYIELPLFENDREILKNDEGDIFTAIKNDSGNTEIYLDRPLNILNDLAKLDELLIDEVVLEFSIETGAEVEKVLTDMKNRKGFYKPYNYERGVY comes from the coding sequence ATGAAAATAGTAGCCCCAGCGGGAAATATGGATAGATTTTATGCAGCTGTGAAAGCAGGAGCTCAAGAGATATATATGGGACTTAAAGGTTTTGGAGCAAGGAGAAATGCTGAAAACTTTACCCTTGAAGAGTATAAAGAGGCATTGGACTATGCTCATAAGAGAGGTGTAAAAATATTTTTAACATTAAATACAATAATGTTTGAAAAAGAGATGGAGTTTTTATACCCAAACTTAAAAGTGCTTTATGAACATGGTTTAGATGCAGTAATAGTTCAAGATTTAGGATATTTTAAGTATATGAAAGAGAATTTTCCTAACTTAGAATTCCATGGAAGTACACAGATGACAGTTGGAAATCACTATGAGGCTGAGTATCTGAGAAAGCTTGGATTTACAAGAGTTGTACTACCAAGAGAGATGTCTTTTGAGGAGATAAAATCTATAAGAGAGAACACAAGTATTGAGTTAGAGATATTTGTTTCAGGAGCTTTATGCATATGCTACTCTGGAAATTGCTATATGAGTAGCTTTATAGGAAGTAGAAGTGGAAATAGAGGTATGTGTGCTCAACCTTGTAGAAAAAAATATGAGAATAGTGAGGGAGAGAAGGGGTATTTACTAAGCCCTAAGGATCAATTACTAGGTTTTGAAGAGATAAAGAGATTGAAGGAGATAGGGATTGAAAGCATAAAGATAGAGGGACGTATGAAGGATCCCAACTATGTTTTTGAGACAGTATCATACTACAAAGAGTTGATAAATGGAGTAAAAGTTCAAGAGAAGAGTTCAGAACTATTCAATAGAGGATATAGCAAGGGGTATTTCTATGGAAATGATAACTATATAATGAATAGAGATTACTCATTTAATTTAGGTAAAAACTTGGGAGTTTTAAATGGTAAGGAGTTAAAACTGAAGAGTAAAGTCATACTAGGAGATGGAATCATATATCTTTCAAAAGATTTTGAAAAATTAGGTGGAGGATATATAAATAAGATAGAGCTAAAATCAGGAGATATGAGTAAAAAAAGTGCTGAATCTGGGAATATAATAGTGATGAGAGATGTTCCAAGAGGAAGTAAGTATGTTTTCAAAAGCTATTCTAAAGAGGTAAATGATGATGCTCAGAGTAGAATGAAAAAAGAGGAGCAAAGATTAGTTATCAATGGTAAGTTTAGAGGGGAACTAGGAGAGGTTCCAATGTTGGAATTGAGTGCTCTAAATAATCGTGGTATGGAGATAAAAGCTGTAGTCTATGGAGAGAAAGCTTTAGAAAAAGCTAGTAAAAAGGCTGTAACTGCTGAAGAGATAAGAGAAAAGGTATCAGAGATGGGAGAGAGTACATTCTCTTTAGGGGAGTTTGATTGTGAGTTAGCTGAAGGAATTTTTATGCCTATGTCACTTTTAAAATCTTTAAAAAGAGATTGTATAGCAGTATTAGAGGAGAAGTTAGTAGCTAGTTACAGAAGAAAAGCACCTGTAAAAAGAGAATTTACTGTTGAGCAAGAGACAAAGAGAAGAGTAGAGCTTGTGGCAATTGTATCTAATTATGAACAAGAGATGATAGTCAAAGAGCACGGGATAGATAGAATTTACAAAAGAGGAATTGATATTGCTAGAGAGGGAAAATTACAGGATCAAGATTTAAATAGTAAGTTGGCATCAAACCTTTATCAACTACTTGAAAATAATAATGATAAGGTGATGGTAAACTGGAATCTAAATGTAACAAATAGATATGCAGTGGAAGTTTTAGCAGAAACAGGAAAGGTAGAGAGTGTAATACTTTCACCAGAGATTAGTTTTGAAAAGATAAAAGAACTTGGAAAAACATCTGTAAAAAAAGCAATTTTAGGATATTCAAAGTTGAAGGGAATGTATATTGAGTTACCTCTATTTGAAAATGATAGAGAGATATTAAAAAATGATGAAGGAGATATCTTTACAGCTATAAAAAATGACAGTGGGAATACAGAGATATACCTAGACAGACCTTTAAATATACTAAATGATTTAGCTAAGTTAGATGAACTATTGATAGATGAAGTTGTCTTAGAATTTAGTATTGAAACTGGAGCAGAGGTAGAGAAGGTCTTAACAGATATGAAAAATAGAAAAGGCTTCTATAAACCATATAATTATGAAAGAGGAGTGTACTAA